A stretch of Halostagnicola kamekurae DNA encodes these proteins:
- a CDS encoding adenylate kinase family protein, with protein MRVAVTGTPGTGKTTATDALAARAAADDSPSDRLSVGDSTLKIVHLNEVLEDEALYTEVDEDRQSKVADMDALEAWLEGRDDVLIESHLAHHFAADRVAVLRCEPETLETRLTDRGETAAKASENAESEALDVILGEAVDRHGLESVYEIDTTNRTPEEVASALEAVVTGEREPSAGEVDFVGYLA; from the coding sequence GTGAGAGTCGCCGTCACGGGTACCCCTGGAACCGGAAAGACCACCGCGACGGACGCGCTGGCGGCTCGAGCGGCCGCTGACGATTCGCCGTCCGATCGGCTCTCTGTCGGCGATTCGACGCTCAAAATCGTTCACCTAAACGAGGTGCTCGAGGACGAGGCATTGTACACCGAAGTCGATGAGGACCGACAGAGCAAGGTCGCGGACATGGACGCGCTCGAGGCGTGGCTCGAGGGACGAGACGACGTGCTGATCGAGTCGCATCTCGCACACCACTTCGCCGCCGATCGGGTCGCCGTGTTGCGATGCGAGCCGGAAACGCTCGAGACGCGGCTGACCGACCGCGGCGAGACGGCTGCGAAAGCGAGCGAGAACGCAGAAAGCGAGGCGCTCGACGTGATCCTCGGCGAGGCCGTCGATCGCCACGGCCTCGAGTCGGTCTACGAGATCGACACGACGAATCGGACGCCCGAGGAAGTCGCCAGCGCACTCGAGGCAGTCGTGACGGGCGAGCGCGAGCCGTCCGCGGGCGAGGTCGACTTCGTGGGGTATCTCGCATGA
- the hisC gene encoding histidinol-phosphate transaminase: MQPRDLSDHVAYQAGRGIEEVARELGRDPAEFIKLASNENPHGPSPAAVEAIRETASSVNAYPKAAHADLTAAIAAEWGVDDSQVWLANGGDGALDYLHRAMLEPDDAVLVPEPGFAYYGMSARFHHGAVETYALERAEDFEQTADSVLEAYDGERVVYLTSPHNPTGTTIDLAEIEHVAEETAEETLVVVDEAYGEFAAVDSALALTQGRDGFDARDDVAILRTFSKAYGLAGVRLGYAVVPEAWGDAYARVNTPFAASELACRAGLAAFDDDEHVERTVETTLESREYMRETIDAHVWPSEGNFVLVAVGDAAAVAEEMQQRGVIVRDCTSFGLPGCIRITCGTDAETERAVETLNAVLADLGLPEDGAAEDPADPNAPEVSDS, from the coding sequence ATGCAACCGCGCGATCTGTCCGACCACGTCGCATACCAGGCCGGTCGGGGGATCGAGGAGGTCGCCCGCGAACTCGGGCGTGATCCCGCCGAATTCATCAAACTCGCCTCCAACGAGAACCCCCACGGTCCCTCGCCCGCCGCCGTCGAGGCCATTCGGGAGACCGCCTCAAGCGTCAACGCCTACCCGAAAGCCGCTCACGCGGATCTCACCGCGGCCATCGCGGCCGAGTGGGGCGTCGACGACTCGCAGGTGTGGCTCGCCAACGGCGGCGACGGCGCGCTGGATTACCTCCACCGGGCGATGCTAGAGCCCGACGACGCCGTGTTAGTTCCCGAACCGGGCTTCGCCTACTACGGCATGAGCGCCCGATTCCACCACGGTGCCGTCGAGACCTACGCCCTCGAGCGCGCGGAGGATTTCGAACAGACGGCCGACTCCGTCCTCGAGGCCTACGACGGCGAGCGGGTCGTCTACCTGACGAGCCCGCACAACCCGACGGGCACGACGATCGATCTCGCAGAAATTGAGCACGTCGCCGAGGAAACGGCCGAAGAAACCCTCGTCGTCGTCGACGAGGCCTACGGCGAGTTCGCCGCGGTCGACAGCGCGCTCGCGCTGACCCAGGGTCGCGACGGCTTCGACGCTCGAGACGACGTCGCGATATTGCGGACGTTCTCGAAGGCCTACGGCCTCGCCGGAGTCCGGCTCGGCTACGCCGTCGTTCCCGAGGCGTGGGGCGACGCCTACGCGCGCGTGAACACCCCCTTCGCGGCGAGCGAACTGGCCTGTCGCGCGGGGCTGGCGGCGTTCGACGACGACGAGCACGTCGAGCGAACGGTCGAAACGACGCTCGAGTCGCGCGAGTACATGCGCGAAACGATCGATGCGCACGTCTGGCCGAGCGAGGGCAATTTCGTCCTCGTCGCCGTCGGCGACGCCGCGGCTGTAGCCGAGGAGATGCAACAGCGGGGCGTCATCGTCCGCGACTGCACGAGTTTCGGCTTGCCGGGGTGTATCCGGATCACCTGTGGGACCGACGCCGAAACCGAACGCGCGGTCGAGACGCTGAACGCGGTCCTCGCGGACCTCGGACTCCCCGAGGACGGGGCGGCCGAGGATCCCGCGGACCCGAACGCGCCGGAGGTGTCCGACTCGTGA
- a CDS encoding SDR family NAD(P)-dependent oxidoreductase has product MAIEPDARTVIVTGSTRGLGKSIAERFAENGDAVVICSRSLEDCERVVEEFERKDGTAHAVEVDVSERSSVENLIDETVDRFGRLDVLVNNAGINIRGPAEELTAEDWQQVIDVNLTGPFFCAQAAGARMIEQGDGGDIVNISSMMGSMGQQDRTPYNTAKGGVNNLTRCLAVEWAEHDIRVNALAPGYIMTEMVEQAQDETGFDEQDIRDRTPLDRFGTPEEVANCVEFLASEDNFVTGEVLTADGGWTAFGWGCKDT; this is encoded by the coding sequence ATGGCTATCGAACCAGACGCGCGAACGGTGATCGTAACGGGCTCGACCAGGGGACTAGGGAAGAGTATCGCGGAGCGATTCGCGGAAAACGGCGATGCTGTCGTCATTTGTTCCCGATCGCTCGAGGACTGCGAACGAGTCGTCGAGGAATTCGAACGGAAGGACGGCACCGCTCACGCGGTCGAAGTCGACGTGAGTGAGCGGTCGTCCGTCGAAAACCTGATCGATGAAACCGTCGATCGGTTCGGTCGTCTCGACGTTCTCGTAAACAACGCGGGTATTAACATTCGCGGTCCCGCAGAGGAACTGACGGCCGAGGACTGGCAGCAGGTTATCGATGTGAACTTGACGGGACCCTTCTTCTGTGCGCAGGCGGCCGGCGCCAGAATGATCGAACAGGGCGACGGCGGTGATATCGTCAACATCTCGAGTATGATGGGGAGCATGGGACAACAGGATCGAACGCCGTACAATACGGCGAAGGGGGGTGTCAACAATCTCACCCGGTGTCTCGCCGTCGAGTGGGCGGAACACGATATCCGCGTGAACGCGCTCGCGCCGGGGTACATCATGACGGAGATGGTCGAACAAGCACAGGACGAGACGGGATTCGACGAACAGGATATCAGGGACCGGACGCCGCTTGATCGGTTCGGGACGCCGGAGGAAGTCGCGAACTGCGTCGAGTTCCTCGCTTCGGAAGACAACTTCGTCACGGGCGAAGTGCTTACAGCCGACGGCGGCTGGACGGCGTTCGGCTGGGGCTGTAAGGATACTTGA
- the ligA gene encoding ATP-dependent DNA ligase LigA has translation MEFATFTERAAAIEAEPADLEIADRVRALLEESAAGGSSDERGNGDRVADELEILARFVQGRIFPAWDSTTLDIGPSSCYEAIARAAGTNVGPADVEDRLAELGEIGEVAASYEYGGQQGLGAFTESADGADEDALTVREVDRTLRDLAAADGDGSADRKIDILFGLFNRCASEEARYLARLVLSEMRIGVGEGTVRDAIAAAFDVPTERVERALQVSNDYGRVARVARDDGREGLDAMDLEVGRPVQAMLAQTGTVTDALEEWSEAAVEWKYDGARVQLHYDPGAGETDEPASETRVFSRNMEDVTEALPEVVEFAEERLDRPAILDGEVVAVDEEGSPLPFQEVLKRFRRKHDVAKAREDVTVKPVFFDCLHADGADLLESPLTDRHDRLVELLADGDDTDSAVDASDEIRGLSLLWQTDDPEEIEAIDADALEAGHEGIMLKDPDSTYSPGRRGKHWRKRKPDVETLDCVVTGAEWGEGRRATFLGTFELSVRTDDSGESLETVGKVATGITDETLADLSDLLEPHIAAEEGQEVELAPEVVFEVGYEEIQSSPTYSSGYALRFPRFQGVRHDKGPADADSIERLERLQGH, from the coding sequence ATGGAGTTCGCCACGTTCACGGAGCGGGCCGCCGCGATCGAAGCCGAGCCAGCGGATCTCGAGATCGCCGACCGAGTGCGGGCCCTGCTCGAGGAGAGTGCGGCAGGTGGCTCGAGCGACGAACGGGGAAACGGCGACCGGGTTGCGGACGAACTCGAGATACTCGCACGGTTCGTTCAAGGGCGTATCTTTCCGGCGTGGGACTCGACCACGCTCGATATCGGCCCGAGTTCGTGCTACGAGGCGATCGCTCGGGCCGCGGGCACGAACGTCGGCCCGGCCGACGTGGAGGACCGACTGGCGGAACTGGGGGAGATCGGTGAGGTCGCCGCGAGCTACGAGTACGGCGGCCAGCAGGGACTGGGCGCGTTTACCGAGTCCGCCGACGGTGCGGACGAAGACGCACTTACCGTCCGCGAAGTCGACCGAACGCTTCGAGATCTCGCCGCGGCGGACGGCGACGGCAGCGCCGACCGGAAGATCGACATCCTCTTCGGGCTGTTCAACCGCTGTGCGAGCGAGGAAGCAAGGTACCTCGCCAGACTCGTCCTCTCGGAGATGCGAATCGGCGTCGGCGAGGGGACCGTGCGGGACGCCATCGCGGCCGCGTTCGACGTGCCGACCGAGCGGGTCGAACGCGCCTTGCAGGTGTCGAACGACTACGGCCGGGTCGCTCGAGTCGCTCGCGATGATGGCCGCGAAGGACTGGACGCGATGGACCTCGAGGTCGGCCGACCGGTGCAGGCGATGCTCGCCCAGACGGGGACGGTGACCGACGCCCTCGAGGAGTGGTCCGAGGCCGCCGTCGAGTGGAAGTACGACGGCGCTCGAGTGCAACTTCACTACGACCCCGGTGCTGGGGAAACGGACGAGCCAGCGTCCGAGACGCGAGTCTTCTCGAGGAACATGGAAGACGTAACGGAGGCGCTCCCGGAGGTCGTCGAGTTCGCCGAGGAGCGACTGGATCGGCCGGCCATCCTCGACGGCGAAGTCGTCGCGGTCGACGAGGAGGGCTCCCCGCTTCCCTTCCAGGAAGTCCTCAAGCGCTTCCGGCGGAAACACGATGTCGCAAAAGCTCGCGAGGACGTGACCGTCAAGCCGGTGTTCTTCGACTGTCTCCACGCCGACGGGGCGGATCTGCTCGAGTCGCCGCTTACGGATCGACACGACCGACTCGTCGAGTTGCTCGCGGACGGCGATGACACTGATTCTGCTGTCGATGCTTCCGACGAGATTCGGGGACTCTCCCTGCTGTGGCAGACGGACGACCCCGAGGAAATCGAGGCGATCGATGCCGACGCGCTCGAGGCCGGTCACGAGGGGATCATGCTCAAGGATCCCGACTCGACGTACTCGCCGGGCCGGCGCGGGAAGCACTGGCGAAAGCGAAAGCCCGACGTGGAGACGCTCGATTGTGTCGTGACCGGTGCCGAGTGGGGCGAGGGCCGACGCGCAACCTTCCTCGGAACCTTCGAACTCTCGGTGCGTACCGACGACTCAGGCGAGTCCCTCGAGACGGTCGGCAAGGTCGCGACGGGGATCACCGACGAGACGTTAGCGGATCTGTCGGATCTGCTCGAGCCCCACATCGCGGCCGAGGAGGGACAGGAGGTGGAGCTAGCGCCCGAGGTCGTCTTCGAGGTCGGCTACGAGGAGATCCAGTCCTCGCCGACGTACTCCTCGGGGTACGCGCTGCGGTTCCCGCGGTTTCAGGGCGTGCGCCACGACAAGGGCCCGGCCGACGCGGACTCGATAGAGCGCCTCGAGCGACTACAGGGCCACTGA